One segment of candidate division KSB1 bacterium DNA contains the following:
- a CDS encoding kelch repeat-containing protein, with protein MKLRPLFHTSLGGMAALLASFAHGSTPAERWVVQPTVGLLTPRAAHKVTVISPDAVLVTGGCSGTGCAPVERSAELFYFNKGITQATQPMSVPRVSHVAAPLQNGSVLIAGGWTGEATTSSAEIFDARTRSFLPVTAMTTPRMDATATPLLEGAVLIAGGATATNRPVRQAEIFDHEKGRFVAVGSMHEARVHHAAVRLSDGRVLIIGGQGGRNAAISSAEIYDPAARSFTMTGTMRQPRCKHGAVLLKDGRVMVVGGSSDGNERRRIAQTEIYDPQSGQFIPGPELLNPRYKIIDAATVLPSGEVVVTGDANDVEVWLPGTPGFVRVSGRVDRRLAFSTATLLPDTSVLVIGGYDNDIRPTAQTWVIRHQKTSSNRD; from the coding sequence CTCGTTTGCACATGGGTCCACGCCCGCAGAACGCTGGGTCGTTCAACCGACGGTTGGCCTCTTGACGCCCCGCGCTGCCCATAAAGTTACCGTCATTTCTCCAGACGCGGTACTGGTGACTGGTGGGTGCAGTGGCACCGGATGCGCTCCGGTTGAACGCTCTGCCGAGTTATTCTATTTCAACAAGGGAATTACGCAGGCGACACAACCGATGAGCGTACCCCGGGTCTCTCACGTTGCCGCACCCTTGCAGAACGGCAGCGTCTTGATTGCCGGCGGATGGACGGGCGAAGCGACAACCTCTTCCGCCGAGATATTCGACGCACGGACACGCTCGTTTTTGCCTGTGACTGCGATGACGACACCGAGAATGGACGCCACCGCAACTCCCCTTCTGGAGGGCGCGGTGTTGATTGCGGGTGGGGCCACGGCAACCAATCGCCCGGTCCGGCAGGCGGAGATTTTTGACCATGAGAAGGGTCGCTTCGTTGCGGTGGGATCTATGCACGAGGCGAGGGTACATCATGCGGCGGTTCGCCTGAGCGACGGACGAGTCCTGATCATTGGCGGGCAAGGTGGGCGCAACGCGGCGATCAGCTCCGCCGAGATTTACGACCCGGCTGCAAGATCATTCACGATGACTGGCACGATGCGGCAACCACGGTGCAAACATGGCGCTGTCCTGCTCAAAGATGGACGCGTCATGGTAGTCGGCGGGTCCAGTGACGGCAACGAGCGTCGCCGCATCGCCCAGACCGAGATCTATGATCCGCAATCGGGACAGTTCATCCCGGGGCCGGAGTTGCTGAACCCTCGCTACAAGATAATTGATGCTGCGACCGTTCTGCCCTCCGGGGAAGTCGTTGTCACCGGTGATGCCAATGATGTCGAGGTGTGGCTGCCGGGCACACCGGGCTTTGTTCGTGTCAGCGGAAGAGTTGACCGCCGCCTTGCGTTTAGTACTGCGACTCTCCTGCCGGACACGAGCGTGCTCGTCATCGGCGGCTATGACAACGACATTCGACCGACGGCGCAAACATGGGTCATCCGTCACCAAAAGACTTCCAGTAACAGGGATTGA